The genomic region GTAGGGATTGCGGGGGAACAATCTGCCGGGACATTATCCCCTGGGCCGTTTATGGAATCCGCTTCTTCCCTTTCGGCTACTTTAGAATTAGCCCTGGCCCGCCAACAGTTGGAATTACCAAGTGACCAGATCGCGCTGTTGGACCGGTATTGCCGCGTCCTGTGGAAAAAAAACGAGCAGCTCAACCTGACCCGCCACACCGACTACGATAAATTTGTATCGCGGGATTTGGTGGATTCGCAATGGCTGGAGAGTTTTCTGGACGCTGGCGAGCGGGTACTGGATGTGGGGACTGGCGGCGGCGTGCCGGGAATTATTTTGGCCATTTTACGCCCCGATCTCGAGGTCACGCTGAGTGATTCCGTGGCCAAAAAGGCCCAGGCGGTGGGGGAAATTGTCGCCCAATTGGACCTGCCGGTGCGGGTGGTGCATGCCCCCGCCCAGGCGTTATTGCAACAGG from Pirellulales bacterium harbors:
- the rsmG gene encoding 16S rRNA (guanine(527)-N(7))-methyltransferase RsmG, whose product is MESASSLSATLELALARQQLELPSDQIALLDRYCRVLWKKNEQLNLTRHTDYDKFVSRDLVDSQWLESFLDAGERVLDVGTGGGVPGIILAILRPDLEVTLSDSVAKKAQAVGEIVAQLDLPVRVVHAPAQALLQQETFETLVCRAVAPISKLLTWFAPVWDSFEKLLLIKGPNWTAERDEAQEKRLLRHVRITKIASYPLPGTESESVVLQVRRT